The Paenibacillus dendritiformis region CAAGCCGAAGCAGATGACGCTTGAATTGCAAAGATTCTATGTCACCGACGCCAAGGCAACAAGCGCGTTCCGCGTCCGTCCGGATGAGAAGTTCCCTAAGAAGGTTCAATATGAAGGCAAGGATATTACGATATTGGGCGCCGAATATGACGGCAAAGGGGTGCTTCATCTGAAGGTGCAGCCGGACGAGGCGGGGAACAATCCTTGGCGCAGCGCTTTCCTAACTTACGAGCCTTATTATTTGAAGCTTCAGGACACAGACCTCAATGAAACCTGGAAGCAGAACGGGTTGAACCTGAACACGCCGGATGCGAGCGCGATTCCGCTGACGGGATCCCAATTGGCGGACCAATACGAAGACGTGCCTGGCAGGACGTTCAGCCCGGAATTGGGTATCATTTTCGACAATGTGAACAGATGGGAGCAAAGTCCGGAGAAGCCGAAGGAGTACGATATTGCCATCATGGCGCCGGAGCTGGACGAGTATGAAATCTCGATTCGACGGTATAACGCTCCGGTGGAGATGAATCAGAAGATTGAGTTCACCATCCCTCCGCTCGCGGAAGAGCATGAACGGGTAGGGAGCTTGACGGAACCGAAATATAGCAAGACGGTGAACGACTTGGATGGTTCGATATGGGAACGGGCGAAGCAGTCTATCCGGGAAGCGGCCGGACGCGACATCGAGTTGTATGGAGTCGAGGAATATAAGGGAACCGCCTTTCATGACGTTATCGTATACAGCAAAGACCACAAGAGCCGCGTCGCGCTTGATGTGGCCAACGGAACATCAGATATAAGCCTGTTGATGTCTTATGCCGAGCTTCCTGCTGACATCAAGCGCATCGTGGAGTCGGACACGGGATTGAGCGGTCAACAGCTTGCCGATCTCGTCACAGAGGTTGCGCGTGAGCGGGGAAGGCATGAGCGAGAGGTTCATACCTCGATAACAGGTCCGGATTTCAGAGTCGAGATGGTTGGCAGCCGCATTACGAGCATGGGGTATGAGATTCCGATAGATCAAGCGGATCCGAAGGCGCTTGAAGCGGCGAAGGAAGCGGCGCTGGTCACGTTAGGCAAGCCTGTGCCGATCGTTCAGGCGAGCCGATCCTATGCTGCGGATATGCGCGACGGCAGTTCAAGCGATGTGTACCGACTCAAGGATGAGCAGCAGGACTTCCTTGTCGAGATCGGTTATACGTCCGGACGGATTCTCTCTGTATATGCATCCGGGCTATTAGAGACGGGGACGAACGAGACCGAGGACATGTTCAGCCAATTTAGCGACAAGCAAGTATTCGATGCCGCCGCGCCGGATGTGAAGAAGCTGTTCGGCATCGATTTGGCCGGTTATAAGGTACAGCGGACCACGGGGACGAACTATTATACGTTCACGAAGGAAGGCAGCCCGGCCATCGAAGGAGAAATGAACCGCCATTTCAAGTTCTATCGCTTCGATATAACACGCAACAACGGAACGATACAATAAAGATAAGAAAAGGTTAGAATGGCTGGCCTGTAAGCAAGTTGCTTATAGGTCAGCTTTTTCGCTGCATACACCTATTTCGGGATCTCACCGCGTACATAATATAGAAGAAGTACGGATTTCAGCATCGGAAGGTTGAAGGAGTCGAACGCCTGCAGCAAGGTGCAATGGCGACAGGAGGGATGCTTGATGATTGGCTTTTTGATCTGGGTGCTGAGCTGGGTGTGCTTGTTCTGGATATGGGGAGAAGCGACGGAACGCAAGGGGAAGCAGGTCGGCTGCCTGTGGGCGATCGTCATCTTTTTGCTGGGTCCGATCGGCATCATTGTATATCTTATTCTTCGCAATCTTGACTAGCAGACGGACGATGTGAATGAGCACATCGGGAAGAGCTGTCTCCTGCCAATCGATGAGGCGCCGGGGATGGTTCTTTTTATTTGTTCGCGATGGGCTCCGGTAATGTTCTGCTGAAAAAAGGCCGATTCGCGCTTGACGGAGCGGTGGGAGAGTGATATGCTTTGTTTCGATTAATCGTAATAATTACTAATAATACGGAATAGTATAGGACAAGCTCTCCATTCGGCCTTCGTCGTCCCGGAGAGAAGCGGGAAAAGAGGAGGTAACTATTGATGAACGTCCTGTTCCGTTATGGCACATACGCGGTGACTGTTGTCTGCGCTGCGGTGCTGTATCTTGTGTTCACGAATCAGCGCCTGGCTGATGTATCTGTTCCGGTCGACCCGGATGTCCTGCGCAGCGTGACGACGATCGGCATCAGTCTGGTCATCGAGGCGCTGCCTTTCCTCATGCTTGGCGTCGCGGTTTCGGCCATTTTGCATGAATTTGTGCCGGAAGGGTTCATTCCGCGCTGGATTCCGCGCCATCCGCTGGCCGGAGTCGTGGCAGCCTCTCTAATCGGAGTGCTCCTGCCTCTGTGCGAATGCGGGATGGTGCCTGTCGTACGGCGGCTCATTCAGAAAGGAATGCCCGTCTACGTCGGGGTAACGTACATACTGGCTTCGCCGATCATCAACCCGATCGTGTTCGCCTCGACGTCGATGGCTTTCCGCAGCCAGCCTGAGATGGCTTATTACCGGATGGGGCTGGCGTTCGCCATCACGGTCATCATTGGTCTCGTGCTGTACGTGACCGTGAAGCGCAATCCGCTCAAGGAAGCGCCGGGAGACCATGCGGGAGGCTGGCGGCACGGGGATCATGAACCGCATCATGCCGGACATCAGTATCCGGCGAAGGCCTCGCTGCGAACCAAGCTGCAAGCGAGTGTCTACCATATGGGGGACGAGTTCCTGGATATGGGCAAATATTTGTTGATGGGCGCGTTCATTACAGCATTCATTCAGAGCGGCATCGGGCGGGATTGGCTGGCATCTGCCGTGCCGGAGGGAGTCGGCTCCCATCTGTTCATGATGGGCTTCGCGTATCTTATCTCGCTCTGCTCGACATCGGATGCGTTCATCGCCGCTTCGTTCAGTTCCATGTTGGCTGCGGGACCGCTGCTGACCTTCCTTGTCTTCGGACCGATGCTGGATCTGAAGACATCGCTGATGCTGGCCGGCGTATTCCGCATCCGGTTCGTCGCCGGACTCAGCCTCCTGATCGCGGTCACGGTGTTGGCCTGCTCGCTTCTATGGCAGGCTCTGTTCATGTAATATCCCGCCGGCTTCATCATGCCCAGCCGGATCCTATATTTCATCGCGATTAGGAGTGATTTCGCATGTCCATACAGAAGCGCCCATGGCGGCAGGCGCTGGTCTATTTGCTGCAGTCGGTTACGATGTTCGCCTGGTCCTTATTCATCTTGTCTCTGTTCTGGCAGGAGAAGGTGCAGTATTATATCGCCCCTCGCATGGAGATCTGGGTGCAGTGGGGAACCGCCGCCCTCTATGTGTTGGCCGCCTTCCAGCTCTACCGGGCATTGATTTTGTTTTTCTCGCCGGAGGACGGAGACGGGCATGCGGACTGCGGCTGTGCTCATCACCCGGGCGGGTTCCGCATCGGAAGGCAGGCGGGATGGTGCCTCGTATTTGTGCTCCCGTTGGCGGCGGCTGTGCTGCTCCCGGTCTCCTCGCTTGGCAGTGCGATGGCGGAGAAGAAGGGCGTGCAATATTCCATCGCCCAGGAGCGGACGGGCGGCCCGGAGCGGGATCCGATGCCGGGCACGGAGGGGCGGTCCTCTGGGACGCGGGCGGACGGAACGTCAGCATCAGAGCTTCCGCTCGTGATGGTGGATTCGCCCGGCGCGCTGCGGCAGGAAGCAGGGGAACCGGAGGCTACGGATGAGGCAGCGGAGCAGGAGGAAGAGAAGCTGTG contains the following coding sequences:
- a CDS encoding DUF4179 domain-containing protein, with protein sequence MEYRDEVIEKMLENLTEVPVPAELSRRITERIDKTVRRRARTKVMRRSIGAVAAGVLLFSGSIMLLPSFAAYAKQIPGLEAAVRWLEGAGDFIGIRNAKEHGYIPAPSYRTMWGEREVSVDNLYLEDDRLFVTITIKGADIAEAKRSGRLGNQLEDYVATLPDLDKEHFWDDSTSTTTYPVDKTEEMSKRGQQSDDVVTWTYDKPLSPEFVQQLKQSSQQLTVRLTKVRRNEEYKVIDSESEDIQVPLGIENIKPTRVVNLEQAGTVDGPTVQQFLLKDMTISPTRMILDVRTRIAGGGKANLHPGEDWDNVVRENLILRDETGKVYPIRQSGNLREMVNGVSRSRWEFVPSVYFENKPKQMTLELQRFYVTDAKATSAFRVRPDEKFPKKVQYEGKDITILGAEYDGKGVLHLKVQPDEAGNNPWRSAFLTYEPYYLKLQDTDLNETWKQNGLNLNTPDASAIPLTGSQLADQYEDVPGRTFSPELGIIFDNVNRWEQSPEKPKEYDIAIMAPELDEYEISIRRYNAPVEMNQKIEFTIPPLAEEHERVGSLTEPKYSKTVNDLDGSIWERAKQSIREAAGRDIELYGVEEYKGTAFHDVIVYSKDHKSRVALDVANGTSDISLLMSYAELPADIKRIVESDTGLSGQQLADLVTEVARERGRHEREVHTSITGPDFRVEMVGSRITSMGYEIPIDQADPKALEAAKEAALVTLGKPVPIVQASRSYAADMRDGSSSDVYRLKDEQQDFLVEIGYTSGRILSVYASGLLETGTNETEDMFSQFSDKQVFDAAAPDVKKLFGIDLAGYKVQRTTGTNYYTFTKEGSPAIEGEMNRHFKFYRFDITRNNGTIQ
- a CDS encoding permease, whose product is MNVLFRYGTYAVTVVCAAVLYLVFTNQRLADVSVPVDPDVLRSVTTIGISLVIEALPFLMLGVAVSAILHEFVPEGFIPRWIPRHPLAGVVAASLIGVLLPLCECGMVPVVRRLIQKGMPVYVGVTYILASPIINPIVFASTSMAFRSQPEMAYYRMGLAFAITVIIGLVLYVTVKRNPLKEAPGDHAGGWRHGDHEPHHAGHQYPAKASLRTKLQASVYHMGDEFLDMGKYLLMGAFITAFIQSGIGRDWLASAVPEGVGSHLFMMGFAYLISLCSTSDAFIAASFSSMLAAGPLLTFLVFGPMLDLKTSLMLAGVFRIRFVAGLSLLIAVTVLACSLLWQALFM
- a CDS encoding TIGR03943 family putative permease subunit — encoded protein: MSIQKRPWRQALVYLLQSVTMFAWSLFILSLFWQEKVQYYIAPRMEIWVQWGTAALYVLAAFQLYRALILFFSPEDGDGHADCGCAHHPGGFRIGRQAGWCLVFVLPLAAAVLLPVSSLGSAMAEKKGVQYSIAQERTGGPERDPMPGTEGRSSGTRADGTSASELPLVMVDSPGALRQEAGEPEATDEAAEQEEEKLWDGRFPYDRYTLIYAKHAAKLVQEKEIEIPEKLFIETITTLDLYKEQFQGKTVTLRGFVHRGEGMGRNRFAVVRFALECCAADAFPYGIMTEVPDAARFADDSWIEVTGTLSKLKLDEDTEVMKLEADNAGIRLIEAPQDPYVYMNPDFYFDKK